The Vicia villosa cultivar HV-30 ecotype Madison, WI linkage group LG1, Vvil1.0, whole genome shotgun sequence genome includes a region encoding these proteins:
- the LOC131617842 gene encoding probable small nuclear ribonucleoprotein G, with translation MIVGTFRGFDQLMNLVVDNTVEVNGNEKNEIGMVVIIGNSVVTGEALEPVIRSI, from the exons ATGATTGTTGGTACCTTCCGGGGCTTTGACCAGCTTATGAATTTGGTTGTTGACAATACTGTGGAGGTGAATGGCAATGAGAAAAATGAGATAGGGATGGTG GTAATCATAGGAAATAGTGTGGTAACTGGAGAGGCACTTGAACCAGTAATCAGGAGCATCTAA
- the LOC131617851 gene encoding uncharacterized protein LOC131617851 isoform X2, whose translation MELTAHGCTMGLSASRTTIILLFIFLSNFSFTIATRKDIGFKFTPLCKNIVRDRYLLSDNNGYVCNALSIDSKSRCCPQTGKKFSERNNILNCTLWENYDVQFHDFSSSRKDFKSPTVVVLQFAKIKEEGKLKR comes from the exons ATGGAACTCACGGCACATGGTTGTACGATGGGACTCTCCGCCTCTAGGACCACCATAATATTACTCTTCATCTTCCTCTCCAACTTTTCATTCACCATCGCTACCAGAAAGGATATCGGCTTCAAATTCACTCCTCTCTGCAAAAACATCGTTCGAGACAGATACCTTCTTTCCGATAACAATG GTTATGTTTGCAATGCTCTTTCTATTGATTCAAAGTCTCGATGTTGTCCTCAAACCGGGAAGAAATTCTCTGAAAG AAACAACATCCTGAATTGTACTTTGTGGGAAAATTATGATGTCCAATTTCATGATTTCAGTAGTTCAAGAAAAGATTTCAAATCACCAACAGTAGTTGTTTTGCAGTTTGctaaaatcaaagaggaag GTAAGTTGAAGAGATAG
- the LOC131617851 gene encoding uncharacterized protein LOC131617851 isoform X4 — MVMFAMLFLLIQSLDVVLKPGRNSLKDVIGMVVEIRYTHIHNSSKKQQINLVLKDLGNNILNCTLWENYDVQFHDFSSSRKDFKSPTVVVLQFAKIKEEGICFLLFQRFLIS; from the exons ATG GTTATGTTTGCAATGCTCTTTCTATTGATTCAAAGTCTCGATGTTGTCCTCAAACCGGGAAGAAATTCTCTGAAAG ATGTCATAGGAATGGTTGTTGAGATTAGATACACACATATTCACAATTCTAGCAAAAAGCAGCAGATAAATCTGGTCCTCAAGGATTTGGG AAACAACATCCTGAATTGTACTTTGTGGGAAAATTATGATGTCCAATTTCATGATTTCAGTAGTTCAAGAAAAGATTTCAAATCACCAACAGTAGTTGTTTTGCAGTTTGctaaaatcaaagaggaaggtaTATGCTTTTTACTTTTTCAAAGGTTTCTCATTAGTTGA
- the LOC131617851 gene encoding uncharacterized protein LOC131617851 isoform X1 yields MELTAHGCTMGLSASRTTIILLFIFLSNFSFTIATRKDIGFKFTPLCKNIVRDRYLLSDNNGYVCNALSIDSKSRCCPQTGKKFSERNNILNCTLWENYDVQFHDFSSSRKDFKSPTVVVLQFAKIKEEGICFLLFQRFLIS; encoded by the exons ATGGAACTCACGGCACATGGTTGTACGATGGGACTCTCCGCCTCTAGGACCACCATAATATTACTCTTCATCTTCCTCTCCAACTTTTCATTCACCATCGCTACCAGAAAGGATATCGGCTTCAAATTCACTCCTCTCTGCAAAAACATCGTTCGAGACAGATACCTTCTTTCCGATAACAATG GTTATGTTTGCAATGCTCTTTCTATTGATTCAAAGTCTCGATGTTGTCCTCAAACCGGGAAGAAATTCTCTGAAAG AAACAACATCCTGAATTGTACTTTGTGGGAAAATTATGATGTCCAATTTCATGATTTCAGTAGTTCAAGAAAAGATTTCAAATCACCAACAGTAGTTGTTTTGCAGTTTGctaaaatcaaagaggaaggtaTATGCTTTTTACTTTTTCAAAGGTTTCTCATTAGTTGA
- the LOC131617851 gene encoding uncharacterized protein LOC131617851 isoform X3 — MELTAHGCTMGLSASRTTIILLFIFLSNFSFTIATRKDIGFKFTPLCKNIVRDRYLLSDNNGYVCNALSIDSKSRCCPQTGKKFSERIVHRGRWFFYNDVDCTVFVWILNLYAHKILSSTFYSIFV, encoded by the exons ATGGAACTCACGGCACATGGTTGTACGATGGGACTCTCCGCCTCTAGGACCACCATAATATTACTCTTCATCTTCCTCTCCAACTTTTCATTCACCATCGCTACCAGAAAGGATATCGGCTTCAAATTCACTCCTCTCTGCAAAAACATCGTTCGAGACAGATACCTTCTTTCCGATAACAATG GTTATGTTTGCAATGCTCTTTCTATTGATTCAAAGTCTCGATGTTGTCCTCAAACCGGGAAGAAATTCTCTGAAAG GATTGTTCATCGTGGCCGTTGGTTTTTTTATAATGATGTGGATTGTACGGTGTTTGTTTGGATATTGAATTTATATGCCCACAAAATACTGTCATCAACATTCTATTCAATTTTTGTTTAG